From Providencia sp. R33, a single genomic window includes:
- a CDS encoding sugar kinase, whose protein sequence is MKNQLDVVTLGEAMMMFVATNTGELHEVESFVRRAAGAELNVAIGLSRIGLKSGWVSRLGNDSFGRFIQSTLDKEHVDHQCVKFDRNYPTGFQLKSKAENGTDPKVEYFRKGSAASHLDLTDFNEDYFSSARHLHLSGVAAALSATSYQLSLYAAKWMRNAGKTLSFDPNLRPSLWRSESEMVAQLNQLAFHANWVLPGLKEGKILTGFDQPEAIADFYLSQGVEAVVIKTGEQGAYYKTSNNQQGIVPACLVKNVVDTVGAGDGFAVGVISALLEGLSLPQAVERGNFIGARAIQVIGDSEGLPTKAQLQQEMMAFSPSTTADAAC, encoded by the coding sequence ATGAAAAATCAATTAGATGTTGTAACTCTCGGCGAAGCCATGATGATGTTTGTGGCGACCAATACGGGTGAGCTCCATGAGGTTGAAAGCTTTGTTCGCCGTGCCGCAGGCGCAGAGCTGAATGTGGCGATAGGCCTTTCCCGTATCGGCTTAAAAAGCGGTTGGGTAAGTCGCCTCGGCAATGACTCTTTTGGGCGTTTTATCCAAAGTACATTAGATAAAGAACACGTTGATCATCAATGTGTTAAATTCGATAGAAATTACCCAACGGGCTTTCAGCTCAAATCTAAAGCTGAAAATGGAACCGATCCCAAAGTGGAGTATTTCCGTAAGGGCTCAGCGGCAAGTCATTTAGACCTCACTGATTTCAATGAAGATTATTTTTCCTCTGCCCGCCACTTGCATTTAAGCGGTGTCGCCGCAGCGCTTTCTGCCACCAGCTATCAATTGTCACTATATGCGGCAAAATGGATGCGAAATGCGGGAAAAACATTATCTTTTGACCCTAATTTACGCCCATCGTTATGGCGCAGTGAAAGTGAAATGGTGGCGCAATTAAATCAGTTAGCCTTTCACGCCAATTGGGTCTTGCCGGGCTTAAAAGAGGGGAAAATTCTCACTGGTTTTGACCAGCCCGAAGCGATAGCCGATTTTTACCTCTCTCAAGGGGTGGAAGCCGTTGTCATCAAAACAGGTGAACAAGGTGCTTATTATAAAACATCGAATAATCAGCAAGGTATCGTCCCTGCTTGCTTAGTCAAAAATGTAGTGGATACCGTTGGCGCTGGCGATGGCTTTGCCGTTGGAGTTATTAGCGCGCTTCTTGAAGGGTTATCTTTACCTCAAGCCGTTGAAAGAGGTAACTTTATTGGTGCTAGAGCTATCCAAGTGATTGGTGATAGTGAAGGCTTACCGACGAAAGCACAGTTACAGCAAGAAATGATGGCATTTTCCCCCTCAACTACCGCAGATGCTGCGTGCTAA
- a CDS encoding phosphoethanolamine transferase, with product MKLINTTALYSTLLLTTVSWAQANTSENAGVYTKACTPELIQAAKSNADLCYGVNSKTDIQITKKSADKYKIKVVIIGESTNKNYMHTYGYPLENTPFLSSVNGRFFNHFISAASNTVPTLTRALAKNDLSTITEHHEKPYYNNNSIVDLANQAGYETYYIGNNGSFGDDEIGFTNYFLKANYFLPVRDSKAGFENLFVQEKFTVDDSVNKLTNDFKMLPAFKAALNNPSDKEKVIFVHMWGPHHDGWPKGACGLIKENYNINPEQFDTGWGSLVNCYVSGIKLSDDFIGDVYNILQENNKNGENPFSILYFADHGQGLVKANKQHVAALEAEYKGFIKEGNLYLRHGQLVKGAYQIPLVVMNSDDTQREFRDETLSEWNLFDYFASWLGVETNLTSPAKSIVSGTITPEKDIDVFVFPRDEFVKYDSLPQDTVLSPVTVNTKVVAD from the coding sequence ATGAAATTAATCAATACCACCGCACTCTACAGCACGCTGTTACTGACCACGGTTTCATGGGCACAGGCGAATACCAGCGAAAATGCAGGGGTGTATACCAAAGCGTGTACGCCTGAACTAATACAAGCAGCAAAATCCAACGCCGACCTTTGTTATGGCGTGAATAGCAAAACGGATATTCAAATTACCAAGAAAAGTGCGGACAAATACAAGATAAAAGTCGTCATCATCGGGGAAAGTACCAATAAAAACTATATGCACACCTATGGTTATCCATTAGAAAACACGCCGTTTTTGTCTTCAGTCAATGGCCGTTTTTTTAACCACTTTATCAGTGCTGCGTCGAATACCGTGCCAACACTGACGCGTGCATTAGCTAAAAATGATCTTAGCACTATCACGGAGCACCACGAAAAGCCGTATTACAACAATAATTCCATTGTTGATCTTGCCAACCAAGCGGGCTATGAAACCTATTATATTGGTAATAACGGTAGCTTTGGGGACGACGAAATCGGCTTCACAAATTACTTTTTAAAAGCCAATTATTTTTTACCTGTAAGGGACAGCAAAGCTGGGTTTGAAAACTTGTTTGTGCAAGAGAAGTTCACGGTTGATGACAGTGTCAATAAACTGACTAATGACTTCAAAATGCTGCCTGCTTTTAAAGCCGCGTTAAATAACCCGTCAGATAAAGAAAAAGTCATTTTTGTGCATATGTGGGGGCCACATCATGATGGCTGGCCAAAAGGTGCATGTGGGCTTATCAAAGAGAATTACAACATCAACCCTGAGCAGTTTGATACTGGATGGGGCAGTCTGGTGAATTGTTATGTATCAGGGATAAAACTCAGTGATGATTTTATTGGTGATGTGTATAACATTTTGCAAGAAAACAATAAAAATGGTGAAAACCCATTCTCTATTTTGTACTTTGCTGACCATGGGCAAGGCTTAGTGAAAGCGAATAAGCAACACGTTGCTGCTTTGGAGGCAGAATATAAAGGCTTCATTAAAGAGGGCAACTTGTATCTACGCCACGGACAACTGGTGAAAGGGGCGTATCAAATTCCATTAGTGGTGATGAATTCGGACGATACACAGCGTGAATTCCGTGATGAAACATTAAGTGAGTGGAATTTATTTGATTACTTCGCGTCTTGGTTAGGTGTTGAAACAAATCTGACATCGCCAGCAAAAAGCATTGTCTCGGGCACCATCACGCCTGAAAAAGACATCGATGTGTTTGTTTTCCCACGAGATGAGTTTGTGAAATATGACAGTTTACCGCAGGATACTGTGCTTTCCCCTGTAACGGTTAATACAAAAGTTGTTGCGGATTAA
- a CDS encoding NAD(P)-dependent oxidoreductase yields the protein MKKNVILYKTIPDTQLARLQQQFNVTVFDEITDENRASFLQALSTAEGIIGASYPITAEELALAPQLKAASTISVGVDQFDIDAMNARKIALMHTPNVLTETTADTIFTLVLCSARRIIEMAEMVKNGRWTKSIGESDYGSNVNGKTIGILGMGRIGYAVAKRANAGFGMPVLYYSNHAHAEAETKLNARRCDLDTLLKESDFVCVVVPLLPSTEKLIGKAELAKMKPSAFLINGSRGKIIDEAALITALENGTIRGAGLDVFEVEPLPADSKLLTLPNVVALPHIGSATHETRYAMVECAVDNLIAALNGDFSENCANLSAIQTH from the coding sequence ATGAAAAAGAATGTTATTTTGTATAAGACAATCCCCGATACGCAACTTGCACGCTTACAACAGCAATTTAATGTCACTGTTTTTGATGAAATTACGGACGAAAACAGGGCAAGTTTCCTGCAAGCGTTAAGTACCGCAGAGGGCATCATTGGTGCAAGCTACCCGATTACAGCAGAAGAGCTCGCCCTTGCACCACAGCTAAAAGCGGCATCAACCATTTCGGTTGGCGTTGACCAGTTTGACATTGACGCAATGAATGCGCGGAAAATTGCCTTGATGCACACCCCCAATGTGCTCACAGAAACCACTGCAGACACCATTTTCACCTTAGTGCTTTGCAGTGCCCGCCGCATTATCGAAATGGCGGAAATGGTGAAAAATGGTCGATGGACCAAAAGCATTGGCGAAAGTGATTACGGCAGTAACGTGAATGGCAAAACTATCGGGATTTTAGGTATGGGCCGCATTGGTTATGCGGTAGCGAAGCGAGCCAATGCAGGGTTCGGTATGCCTGTACTTTACTACAGTAACCATGCACATGCAGAGGCAGAAACCAAACTTAACGCCCGACGCTGTGATTTAGACACACTACTGAAAGAATCTGATTTTGTTTGTGTCGTGGTGCCATTGCTGCCATCCACTGAAAAACTAATTGGTAAAGCCGAATTGGCGAAAATGAAACCGAGTGCGTTTTTAATCAATGGTTCTCGTGGGAAAATTATTGATGAAGCGGCGCTAATAACCGCCTTAGAAAACGGTACAATTCGCGGCGCAGGATTAGATGTGTTTGAAGTTGAGCCACTGCCTGCTGACTCTAAACTGCTTACCTTACCAAATGTTGTTGCCCTACCCCACATCGGTTCTGCCACCCATGAAACGCGCTATGCCATGGTGGAATGTGCAGTCGATAACTTAATTGCCGCACTAAACGGTGACTTTAGCGAAAATTGCGCTAATTTAAGCGCGATACAAACACACTAG
- a CDS encoding MFS transporter, which translates to MTTRAPAMSRWWRIMPIVFITYSLAYLDRANYSFAAAAGINADLGITKGMSSLLGSLFFLGYFFFQIPGAIYAEKRSVRKLIFACIFLWGIFASLTGMVSNIPMLVIIRFSLGVVEAAVMPAMLIYISNWFTQSERSRANTFLILGNPVTVLWMSVLSGYLIQAFGWREMFIIEGVPAVLWAFFWWRTARDKPSQVNWLSPQEKADLDKILSDEQKNIKPVRNYREAFKSRNVVLLCAQYFCWSIGVYGFVLWLPSIIRGASNLGMVETGWLSAVPYLAATLAMILVSWASDRMHNRKLFVWPMLLIGAVCFLGSYMLGNSNFWLSYTLLVIAGAAMYAPYGPFFAIIPEMLPKNVAGGAMALINSMGALGSFFGSWFVGYLNGATGSPSASYMFMGLALLASVFFTLIVKPNQEPSSGSAIAKHA; encoded by the coding sequence ATGACAACCAGAGCTCCTGCGATGTCACGTTGGTGGCGCATTATGCCAATCGTGTTTATCACTTACAGCCTTGCTTACCTCGACCGCGCTAACTATAGCTTTGCCGCCGCCGCAGGGATCAACGCCGACTTAGGCATTACCAAGGGGATGTCCTCCCTGCTCGGCTCCTTATTTTTCTTAGGGTATTTTTTCTTCCAAATCCCTGGGGCTATCTACGCAGAAAAACGCAGTGTTCGCAAACTGATTTTTGCCTGCATTTTCTTATGGGGCATATTTGCTAGCTTAACGGGGATGGTCAGTAACATACCGATGTTGGTGATTATCCGCTTCAGTTTAGGCGTCGTCGAAGCTGCGGTTATGCCCGCAATGCTTATCTACATCAGTAACTGGTTCACTCAATCCGAACGTTCACGTGCTAATACCTTTTTAATTTTAGGTAACCCAGTGACGGTGTTATGGATGTCAGTGTTATCGGGTTACTTAATTCAAGCTTTTGGCTGGCGTGAAATGTTTATTATTGAAGGGGTTCCCGCGGTTCTATGGGCCTTCTTCTGGTGGCGAACTGCCCGTGATAAACCAAGTCAAGTCAATTGGTTAAGTCCGCAAGAAAAAGCGGATTTAGACAAAATACTCAGTGATGAACAGAAAAATATCAAGCCCGTACGCAATTACCGCGAGGCGTTCAAATCCCGTAACGTTGTGCTACTGTGCGCACAGTATTTCTGTTGGAGTATCGGGGTTTATGGCTTTGTGTTATGGCTGCCTTCGATTATTCGCGGTGCATCAAACTTAGGCATGGTGGAAACAGGCTGGCTCTCTGCGGTGCCATATCTTGCCGCCACGTTGGCGATGATTTTGGTATCATGGGCTTCAGACCGTATGCATAACCGTAAATTATTTGTCTGGCCAATGCTCTTAATCGGTGCTGTGTGCTTCCTTGGCTCATACATGCTAGGCAATTCAAATTTCTGGTTATCCTATACCTTACTGGTGATTGCGGGTGCCGCCATGTACGCACCTTATGGCCCATTCTTCGCAATCATTCCTGAGATGTTACCAAAAAATGTCGCAGGGGGCGCAATGGCGCTGATCAACAGCATGGGTGCCTTGGGGTCATTCTTCGGCTCATGGTTTGTCGGTTACCTCAATGGTGCCACAGGTAGCCCAAGCGCTTCCTATATGTTTATGGGTCTGGCATTGTTAGCCTCAGTGTTCTTTACGCTAATTGTGAAACCCAACCAAGAACCGAGCAGCGGTTCCGCTATCGCCAAACACGCTTAA
- a CDS encoding L-ribulose-5-phosphate 3-epimerase: MRKHPIGIYEKALPKNSSWLEKLAIAKAAGFDFVEMSVDETDERLARLDWSQAERLALVKAMQDTGVRIPSMCLSGHRRFPFGSHDEATRLMAYTLMEKAIKLAQDLGIRTIQLAGYDVYYEEQDAQTIANFEKGMQWVSEIAAASQVMCAVEIMDTPFMNSISKWQALSDKIRSPWFSVYPDVGNLTAWGNDVEQEFTKGIEHVAAIHLKDTYAVTETCKGQFRDVPFGEGCVDFVSLFKLLKRLNYRGTFLIEMWTEKADEPLVEIIKARQWMEDKMQQAGWNNA; encoded by the coding sequence ATGCGCAAGCATCCGATTGGAATTTACGAAAAAGCCTTACCGAAAAACAGCAGCTGGTTAGAAAAGTTAGCCATAGCCAAAGCCGCGGGATTTGATTTTGTTGAAATGTCAGTGGATGAAACTGACGAGCGCCTTGCCCGATTAGACTGGAGCCAAGCAGAACGCCTAGCACTCGTCAAAGCCATGCAAGACACTGGCGTTCGCATCCCAAGTATGTGTTTATCTGGTCATCGCCGCTTTCCGTTTGGTAGCCACGATGAAGCCACTCGCTTAATGGCATATACCTTAATGGAAAAGGCCATCAAACTGGCTCAAGACCTAGGCATCCGCACTATTCAGTTGGCTGGATACGATGTGTATTATGAAGAGCAAGATGCCCAAACCATTGCCAATTTTGAAAAAGGTATGCAATGGGTCAGTGAAATCGCAGCGGCTTCCCAAGTGATGTGTGCGGTAGAAATCATGGATACACCATTTATGAATTCCATTAGCAAATGGCAAGCATTGTCCGACAAAATTCGTTCTCCATGGTTCAGCGTTTACCCTGATGTTGGCAACCTGACCGCTTGGGGCAATGATGTGGAGCAAGAATTCACAAAAGGGATTGAACATGTTGCGGCGATTCATTTAAAAGATACTTATGCCGTTACTGAAACCTGCAAGGGGCAATTTCGCGATGTGCCATTTGGTGAAGGCTGTGTCGATTTTGTGAGTTTATTCAAACTGTTAAAACGTCTAAATTACCGTGGTACTTTCTTAATTGAAATGTGGACGGAAAAAGCGGATGAGCCACTCGTCGAAATTATTAAGGCACGTCAGTGGATGGAAGATAAAATGCAGCAAGCGGGTTGGAACAACGCGTAA
- a CDS encoding FGGY-family carbohydrate kinase, with amino-acid sequence MSTFFMGVDLGGTVIKAGIYTPEGQEITVAEHPFPTESPEAGFSERNMDELWQAACHVIRDAIKNSRLNASQIAGVSFSSHGKGLYLLDKHGKPVRKGIVSSDSRAQAIVDAWHQNGTADNAYPLSLQQLWASHPVALLRWLKENEPDNYRDTGHVLMVHDYIRYRLTGQIACEETNISGSQLFNQIQSSYDPKLCQLFGIDEVNDKLAPVINSAELAGTVTHQAAEESGLVEGTPVFGGFFDVVGAALASGVSQKDKLSAVAGTWTISTRVFDEIVPSDYPYVWSKYCIPGTYFVHEGSPTSASNLAWFTRHFFNQRLQDYDVLNHCVAEGATRKNDILFFPWLYGSNYHSNLHGGLLGLSSHHTDADIVYAIYQGIVFSHLLHQDRIVGLDNATESIRFTGGPTQSPLWMQMFCDASNLPLDVVNVQQSGCQAAALCAAVGTGYYSGFDAAIAASTPKITTYQPNALGHQQLRDKFARFKAVADALSRH; translated from the coding sequence ATGAGCACATTTTTTATGGGTGTTGACCTCGGCGGAACAGTCATTAAAGCGGGGATCTACACACCAGAAGGCCAAGAAATTACCGTTGCTGAGCACCCATTCCCGACCGAAAGCCCTGAAGCGGGCTTCAGCGAACGGAATATGGACGAACTATGGCAAGCCGCTTGCCATGTTATCCGTGATGCCATCAAAAACAGCCGATTAAATGCATCCCAAATTGCTGGGGTCAGTTTTTCCTCACACGGGAAAGGCCTGTATTTACTGGATAAACACGGCAAACCTGTTCGTAAAGGGATTGTGTCCTCAGATTCACGGGCTCAAGCCATTGTCGATGCATGGCATCAAAATGGTACTGCAGACAACGCTTATCCGCTGAGCTTGCAGCAGTTGTGGGCCTCCCACCCTGTCGCATTATTGCGTTGGCTAAAAGAAAACGAGCCCGATAACTACCGTGATACAGGCCATGTTTTGATGGTGCACGACTATATTCGTTACCGCCTAACAGGCCAAATCGCTTGCGAAGAAACCAATATTTCAGGCAGCCAGCTGTTTAACCAAATCCAATCGAGTTATGACCCTAAACTTTGTCAACTTTTTGGCATTGATGAGGTGAATGATAAGCTTGCCCCTGTAATCAATTCCGCAGAGCTTGCAGGGACTGTCACACACCAAGCCGCTGAAGAATCCGGTCTTGTGGAAGGAACCCCTGTATTTGGCGGCTTCTTTGATGTGGTTGGTGCGGCATTAGCATCTGGTGTCAGTCAAAAAGACAAACTCAGCGCCGTTGCAGGGACATGGACGATTTCCACCCGCGTTTTCGACGAAATTGTTCCCTCAGACTACCCGTATGTTTGGAGTAAATACTGTATTCCAGGCACCTATTTTGTCCACGAAGGCAGCCCAACATCAGCCAGTAATTTAGCGTGGTTTACCCGCCATTTCTTCAACCAACGGTTACAAGACTATGACGTGCTGAACCATTGCGTCGCTGAAGGAGCAACACGGAAAAATGACATATTATTTTTCCCATGGCTGTACGGCTCAAACTACCACAGTAACTTGCATGGCGGGTTATTAGGGTTGAGCTCACACCATACTGACGCTGACATTGTGTATGCCATTTATCAAGGTATCGTGTTCTCGCATTTACTGCACCAAGACCGCATTGTGGGCCTTGATAATGCCACTGAGTCCATTCGTTTTACGGGAGGACCAACACAATCACCACTGTGGATGCAAATGTTCTGTGATGCAAGTAACTTGCCGCTAGATGTTGTGAACGTGCAGCAATCAGGCTGCCAAGCTGCGGCATTGTGTGCTGCGGTGGGAACGGGGTATTATTCAGGTTTTGATGCGGCGATTGCAGCGAGTACGCCAAAAATCACTACTTATCAACCTAATGCACTAGGTCACCAGCAATTACGTGATAAATTCGCCCGTTTTAAAGCGGTCGCGGATGCATTAAGTCGTCATTAA
- a CDS encoding sugar phosphate isomerase/epimerase family protein, with translation MSKEIIVVTAAYGAQTVKQLGGQQALFDAIQGANADGIEIRQELLQPNDNLDNIANGLQTRQLSTVYSVPDTLFQHHAPIEMTKLKHYLDDAKKLNARFLKLSLGDLPEHYDLTNVINLLKHYSTQLVIENDQTEVGGHIAPLKRFFVDVVEKELPIKMAFDMANWHWLGEDPVVAAQHFAPLVAYIHVKACQLRADNKRVAVALDDSDGSWKAVLNLLPSNVPRGIEFPLEGDDLRAVTEHYVSLLKEI, from the coding sequence ATGAGCAAAGAAATTATTGTCGTCACCGCCGCCTATGGCGCGCAAACCGTAAAACAACTTGGCGGCCAGCAGGCTTTATTTGATGCTATTCAAGGAGCAAACGCTGATGGCATAGAGATCCGCCAAGAGTTATTACAGCCTAACGATAACCTTGATAATATCGCCAACGGGCTACAAACAAGGCAACTTAGCACGGTCTATTCTGTGCCAGATACCTTATTTCAGCATCATGCACCGATTGAAATGACAAAACTCAAGCATTACCTCGACGATGCAAAAAAATTGAATGCCCGTTTCCTTAAGCTTTCATTAGGTGATCTACCAGAACATTATGATTTAACGAACGTTATCAACCTACTCAAGCATTATTCTACCCAACTAGTTATCGAAAATGACCAAACTGAGGTTGGTGGGCACATTGCACCACTCAAACGCTTTTTTGTGGATGTCGTGGAAAAAGAGCTGCCAATTAAAATGGCATTCGATATGGCCAATTGGCACTGGCTCGGTGAAGACCCTGTCGTTGCCGCACAGCACTTTGCCCCTTTAGTCGCTTATATCCACGTAAAAGCCTGCCAGTTACGTGCAGATAATAAACGCGTTGCTGTTGCCCTTGATGATAGCGACGGGTCATGGAAAGCCGTCTTAAACTTACTTCCTAGTAACGTTCCCCGCGGGATTGAATTCCCGCTTGAGGGTGATGACCTACGTGCAGTAACTGAACACTATGTTTCTCTGTTAAAGGAGATTTAA